The window tcccctcgtgattttcccctcgtttccctcctcgtgttcttcgtgttcatcgcgggattcgctcctttcgtgaaagatcaggccactagggttctaccctacatcagatttggtgaccgaatgttgtttggagtcccggatgagatcacagacatgacgaggagtctcaaaatggtcgagaggtaaagattgatatataggacgatagtatttggacaccggaaatgttccaGAGTGTATCTggtatttatcggagtatcggAGGGGTTACTAGAACCCCTGGGGGAGGTATATGGaccatatgggccataagaggggagcacaccagcccacatggggtggcgcgcccccttggcatgtggccgaattggagaaggaaaaggggggttcggcccccttcctttctctctcccccttcctttcttctccggtggaaaaagggaagggggcgccacttggggaaaccccaagtaggattcggatcctacttggggcgccgcctggccgcctcccctcccctcccacctatatatatgtggggagggggcgcctagaacacaaaaCATCAACTGTTAGCCGTGCGCGGCgctcccctccatagtttacaaccccggtcatattctcgcggtgcttaggcgaagccctgcgcggatcacttcaccatcaccttcaccatgccatcgtgttgacggcactcatctactacctcgacaccttgctggatcaagaaggcgagagacgtcaccgagcttaacgtgtgcagaactcagaggtgtcgtacgttcggtgcttgatcggtcggagctagaagaagttcgactacatcaatcgcgttgttaaaacgcttctgctttcggtctacgagggacgtagacacactctccccctcgttgctatgcatctccatggatagatcattgcgtgtgcgtaaattttcttttgttttccatgcaatgtttcctaAAAAAATGGCGAGCATGGCTAGAGTGTTTCTTGGGCTCCGATGGCGATTGGAGCGGCGTTGCAGTCACAGTTGACATGGCCGGAGAGCTCGAGGAGGTGCGGTGGAGCTTCGGCCGCAAGAGGCAGCAGGTGAAGGAAGAAGGTGAGCAAGGAGGCGGAAGCAGTAAAAGTGAACCTGGGAGCCCCTCATACGTCTTTATAGCATGGTAAGAAGGGGAAGCGGCAAGTGCGAAAAAAGAGGAGACACAGTAAATtttgggcaaaaggggcgcctcagTTCTTGGGCCTGACAGATATGCTCAAAGATACGTTGTGACGtcacatccaaactccataaattcAGGAAGGTGATATCATGACACAAGGAAACAAGAAATGTCAAGTGTAAAAGCGTCACAAGCCGGCAATATCCCGTAACCCAGTCAGAAGATAAGCTGTAGAGGCAAGAGAAAGGTTCTGGTTCGCTGAAAGATGACCCGAACTTAATTCCAGTATGAAGTAtgaagtttaacatggataaatccaagttaACCTGGGggataatgttggggatataccccatggTATGACCTGGCCAGGAATGACTCGGCCATCCTATGGTGGCTCGTAATCAAGCTAGCTATGTGGGCCGTAATTCAGAGCCCGAGAGGCGACTGAAAGAAGAGGCCGGCTCATGGGCCAGTATCTGGTAaaccgacctgacaaggaagctaaggAATTTCCCTTACTTGGAAGACGAGATAAGCTGGAAATAGATTAGGACACGGGTCATAGTATGACCCAGATTCTGTCGTAACCTTAGGGCCTCAACCTATATATAAAGGGGAACCCCTGAGGCAGAAATGACTAAGTTACAAGCTCTCGAGTGCTAGGTTAGCCAAGTCGCACCCTTGTAATCGAGATCCCAAGAAAtaaccaatcaagcaggaagtaggttgttacctccaccatgaggggctgGACCTGGGTAAATCCGTGTGTCTCAATTCCGACCAACCCCATTCAAGATACTACCTAGCAGCGAtggcctcacaactaagtcctttttcgaggacatctgtcgtgaaatAACCACGACACCTAGACCCACAACTTCTCGAGTCCTTCTTGAAGGGAACGAGGGCCCATCGACGCATCCGAGAGCTACAGGCCGGATAGGTGAGTACCCCCATATCCAAGACACTGTCACCGTCAGTTATGAAggcttagaaaaatgatttgagtgCTTTGAGGACTATCCACTGATGTTTTATAAGTGATGTTTCCGAGTTTCAAAGAAAGTTCCATACAGTTCGCCTaacttctcggtttcatttgtttttcGTGTCATGTACGCAATGGGTCATGTAGTAACACTTATATACTCCTAGCATTGGATGGATGTGAAACGTGCCCTTTCTATATTTTCCCAAACTTTAAAAGTTATATGTAGATAAAAAGGTAAGGAAGATAGCTCTAAGTCTTCAGACGTTATCTTGTATACGTAATCTGACTGTCAATTGTCGAAGTGATAATCGGGTGTCCCATGAaacacaagagttgtatagcacgtCCTTTGTTTCATAATGTAGTGTATTTTTGTTTTTGAATTTCGATCAAGTTTACAACataaacatcaacatataaaataattaatGAATACACTTCATAACgaatctaagagcatctacaaccagaccTCTCAAACCCGTCTCATACGTCCGGGCGGGCCGCTTGATCACTGCTAGGCGTATTCCCAGGCTAGCTCCCGTCCTCGCTGCGGGGGACGTCGTCACCGGGCCCGATGCCATCGTGGTACGTCCGACAACTCTCCGGTTCCGCCTTGCGCTTGATGGAGCACATGTGGATCCACAATGGAAATCAAGGAGACAATGCTTGAGTTTGGCACTTCAaataaattttatgtaaacacTATGTATGCTTGATACCAACAATAGCTATTTATGTGAGGCATTGTGTTGCATGATCAACGTGCATGTATTTACATGAATTTGAGAGTCCGGATTTAAGATATGTGGATTTCCGGAACGAAATATGAGGGCCCGTCTGAATACGTCCGCGGATGCGTCCGTAGATGTTTGAGAGGCCGTATTTgtcaagtccggctgtagatgctctaatgatACTGATGTTGTACGGGACTTTCACACAAAACAAAATATGTACTGCCTTGCCTTGTGAAACGAATGGATTTACGGCGATCGAAAGTGCACTCATGAGTCGGGAAATACCGTCGGGCCGGTCGCGCCCGTGTTGTCCCCGTCTCGCTGTTAGGTGAGCCAAGCAAGAACAGAGAGAAATATTCCACGTGCCCATGCGCACACACGACACGCCGCGCGCTCACTCTCGCCGTTCCAATGCGTCGGGCCTACACATCTACAGTATCTCTCATCCCAGGCGCTCGCGTGTCGACTGTGGAGTTCGGGAGAGAGGCCGAGGCGACCGCACCATTCTTGAGAACATGACCATCTTGCCCCTGGTCACACGCGGTAAAATACACCCGATGCCCCTGGTGCTCCTCTGTCGGCCTGCCGTACGGACGGGCCCGCATCGCGACAACGCATCCGACGGGCGCCGCAGGTCCACGCCACCCCACTTGCTCTCCGGCATGTCAGAATCTATTTATCACCGCCCGGCTACCTACCCATCACCCGCCCCCGCTGCCTCCGACCCGACGGCAACGAAACTTTATCCCGCGGACCCGCACGTCAGCGTGGTGGGGCACGTAGGGGTATCGCGAAGTGGTTGTAGATATTTACCGCTCACGTGAAGTGACCAACACGCTCCGCTGACGTGCGGGCCCGTGGCCAGCTGGAGAGCAGAGCCGCAGCAGCGCGGCTCGCCCGCCAAGCCGGAAGCAGCTTTGCACCGGGGGGCACCATCGTTGTCATAACTGACACACGGGTCCCGGTTGGTCCCGGGCCCCGCAGGTCCGTGGGCAGTGGCGCTCCAAGAGATGGCAAGTTTGCATAAATACCCCTGCGACCGCGCGGTTCACGCCTCCCTCTTGCACCCTCTTTTACACTTCACCCATTCCACCCCCTCCCTCTGTTTACAGTTGGAGATAGAGAGAGAAGCGCCGAACCCCATCCAATCCTTTCTCTCTCTAAAACCCTCCCAAAACCACACCCAACCAACAAGGGAAATCCGCTCGTCCGTTGCCAGCTGATGAAATCGGGGCTTGCCGCGGTCCACTCTCGTCGGTGATGGACGGTTGCTGGCGGCTCCCCGGAGGccacggcggcggcgccgccggccGCGTCGTCCGCGTGCACTTTCTGGACGCGGATGCCACCGACGACTCCGACGAGGAGACGAACCGGCCTCAGCGACGCGGCGCGCGGCGATGCGTGCGGGAGATCGGCCTGCCGCGCGGGTTCTCTCTTCCGTCCGCCGCGGCGGGTGCGGCGAGCAGCTCCTCCCACTGGACGCGCGAGAAGAGGTTGAGGGCGGCCGCGGCCGGCAAGGCGCGTACGTTGGTGGCGTGCGGCGGGGATGATTGGTCCGCGGGGGCTAGGGCGGCCCGGCGATTGCGCGGCGTGCGGCGCCGGCCGTGGGGCAAGTATGCGGCGGAGATCCGCGACCCGAAGCTGGGGCGGCGCGTCTGGCTTGGCACCTTCAACACCGCCGAGGAGGCCAAGTCCGTCTATGACTCCGCCGTGCTCCGCCTCCGCGGCCCGAGCGCAGTCACTAAGGACACCGCGCCTTCCCCCTCGCCGCCCGTCTCCACCGTGACGGCGTCCGCGCCGTCGCCGTCGACATCCGCGGCCTCTCCCCCGTCGCCCTCCACCACGGCGGCCCCTTCTCCGTCGCCCTACGGTAGGGCGGCCTCTCCCCCGTCGCCCTCCACCACGGCGACCTCTGCCCCGTCGCCCATCAGCACGGCGGCCTCCCCCCCGTCGCCCTCCACCACGGCGGCCTCCCAGTCGGCGACCACCAGCTGGTCCTTGGTGAACGCGGACGAGGAGGTGACGGCAGCGTTCGGCCTGGGATTCGTCGACGAGGAGACCTCCCTGAACAACCTGATGCAGTTCTGCCTCCCCGCAGCGTGCAGCAGCAGGTGGGACCCCTCGGCGGACTTCGTGGAGCTGGCGGACCTCGACGACCTCTTCGCGCCGGAACCCCTGGCGGCCTGACCGGACGGGACGGGAGAGCGGCGACGGCAGCTCCACCGCAACTTTTTGAAAGAGAACAGTTTTAAACATAATTTTACTTTATTTCTCGGGAGTCTGCATATTTTGAGAGGCGTGCGGAAATATTTATCCGAAACTTTTGCTTGGCATTTTATTTCGAGAGAGGAATAAACAGTAGCAGCCGGAGGGAAAAAGACCGAAATGTTGTCTTCTTCTCCGAGGCCTACCGTTAAGCTTAGGGGCGTTTTTGTAATTTGGAGTGAGGATGTGTTGTCTTGTGTGCGAGCGTGTCGGGGCTGGATTTGAGCTTGCCGAGAGAAAGGCTGCCATTGAGGGGACAGGAGCTGGCGAGGACGAAGTAGTACTACCAAGCTTTGCTTGGGTTTTACGTTGTGGGAACGAGTGATAGCTATGCACGTGATCCGTTTTCCCCTATGGTTTGGGTGTTGTAATTCAAAAAGAAATCTGTGGCGCAACATGTTTATGATGTACAGTAACGTGTTGCTACTATGTTGCATTGTGCAGCTGTGTCAAATCGGTCTGGATATTTTTTcgccaaaaataaataaatcagtCTGGATCTGTAATTTTTTGCAGAACGTTGTTGGAACTTTTAATCTATATATATACTTACAACAGTATATAttatacttgtcttggatttgtctagatacggatgtatctagactcattttagtgctagatacatccgtatttagacaaatctaaaacaagtaattcggaacggaggaagtactacagTATGTCATACCAGGACTAAAAGTGACGATAATGATTGGACGATGGTCCAGAAATCTCCAAAGGTGACTAAGATTGGAGAAAGCTTGTTATTTTCCTTCCCTAGCATCCTAGCAAGGTTGTCTTTGTCGATGCATGTATGTCCAGCATGTGTGCTACTGCACACGACCGGGTCTTTCGTGTGCATGGATCTCACGTCCGTATTCTCTCCGACAGTAAATAGCGAGAATTCAAAATTCCAAGGAGACGGAGAATCCGAGAATGAGAAGATCCGAGGAGCGGGCCCACGCGCCAGTGGCGGTGCCGTAGCACGGGTGCAGCAGGCCCAGCTACCAAACCATGTGTGGTCAAGTACTGACGTGTTGCTCATTGATCCGCTGATCTCTGCTTGATGAAAGAGAAAAATTGCGACATGCTAATAACTCCGTGGGCTACATGCTCCCAGAGACCCACTGCGGCAGTACGCCACGGCCAGCACGTGCCGAATTAGAACCGCGCGATTCCGATttcaaaataaaaagaaaacaaacttAGGGCCTGTTCTGATGTCCTGTAGCTTTCCAAAACTTCACAAATTCACCTTTTCAGAATAGCTTCTCACTCCAAGCAGCAATGGAAAAGCCCAGCTAGGAGGGCTGTGGCATGTTTGGGCTAGTTGGGCCGACTGGAGGCAGCCCAAAATCGGCCTTGTAGAGGAGTAGCGAGGGAGCACAGTCGAGGGAACGTGGAACGATCAGTTTATCGAGCGTACCGGTTCGGCTCGTATGACTTGGCGGTGGCAGTTCGCTTGTAATATCGGCCAACTCCAGCTTCACAAATCGGTGGAGCTGGGCCGAGGCCGCTTCACGATTTTACACTACGATCGATCTCTGCTTCCTGAAGCTAGCTTCTAGCTGCTTTTTCGTTCGGCTCGTATCTGCTTCAGGATTTTGTGAAGCGTGGAGCGGGAGAAGAGCAGAACAGGCCCTTAGAACATCTTCAACTTCCTATGCAAAAAATTTGTTTGGAGAGAGTTAAAAAAAACTACTCAAACAAATTTCGTAAACTCAAAAAATTAGTTGACCTCTGCGGCCCCTGATCCGTCGATCGCCCTGGCACTCCCCCCGCCCACTCCCCATTTTTTTTGGCTATATTATATAATCTCTTTATAAAGAAatgtaagagcatttagatcatttcCTTACAGAGGGAGTGCTACTTAACATTAACTTTCTAGCAACTTAATGCTATTTTGGACGATCTATTGGATTTACAATGATGTTTAAGCAAAAATTACTGTAGTGTAACTTCCCCAAATTTTGTATGTATGGCATCCCCATTACTCAGTTCCTAGGTCCGCCACTCGCCGAGAGATTATATCATCTAGCACACAATCACTTGATAACAGGATACCAAACCAACATATATTAttgtaacacccggataattaaactacaataatcccatgttaatgatgtcacgtcacctcgattactgttgataatAACGCGTTAGTCCCAAaacgtttcaaattcaaatttgaattaatggcaaacaaccaaagttttcaaacattaaaacaaaaatgttcgaagTGTGACAATTAATGCTTAGGCATTTATGGTGAAGGAACCACAATATTACAGAATGCCTAAAAacgttaaaatgaattaaaacagtaaagaaaaataaataaataaaaaggaaaaaagaaaaagaaagtaaAAGTAAAAGGAACCCCCCACCTCAcagggcttcggcccagctggccactgggctagccaggccggcccagcaggCGCCCCACTTCCCCCTCCATATCCCCCACCAGGGGGGAAACCTAACCCCCGTCGCCCACTCCCCCACCCACGTTCGCCCCctcccccgatcccgatctggatcggggcatcaCCCGACGCCTCCCCCGCCGGATCACCGCTCGCCTCCCCGTCGCCCGGtcgtctccatcctcctcctcaaccCCCACTGCCCCGGACCCTACAGCCCCACGGTGAGGCccgacctctcctccatccagtccCGCCGTCGCCTAACGCTGCAGCTCCGCGCCCCGGCTCCCTCCGCCTCCTTGCTGCCGGCCCGCGCCCACGGACCCCTCCCCCTGCTCGCCGCAGCCGCCCGCTCCTCGCTCCCCCCGCTCCACCGCACATGCGCGTCGCCCGCGCCCGCCTGGGCCTTGTCTGCCCAGGGCCACGGCTCCGTGGCCCACGCTCACCATCGCCGCCGCGCTGCTGCtcgcctgaaagtgcaactatccctaggtggttttggtaattactaacaacatatagctcattgaactaatactatttcaagatgatcatttctaaaagttcaatgattggcatggcatggattaggaatatggacccctcaaaatgctaaggacacacagtggctcaagctcaagactctacat is drawn from Triticum dicoccoides isolate Atlit2015 ecotype Zavitan chromosome 4A, WEW_v2.0, whole genome shotgun sequence and contains these coding sequences:
- the LOC119286266 gene encoding ethylene-responsive transcription factor ABI4-like, producing the protein MDGCWRLPGGHGGGAAGRVVRVHFLDADATDDSDEETNRPQRRGARRCVREIGLPRGFSLPSAAAGAASSSSHWTREKRLRAAAAGKARTLVACGGDDWSAGARAARRLRGVRRRPWGKYAAEIRDPKLGRRVWLGTFNTAEEAKSVYDSAVLRLRGPSAVTKDTAPSPSPPVSTVTASAPSPSTSAASPPSPSTTAAPSPSPYGRAASPPSPSTTATSAPSPISTAASPPSPSTTAASQSATTSWSLVNADEEVTAAFGLGFVDEETSLNNLMQFCLPAACSSRWDPSADFVELADLDDLFAPEPLAA